One part of the Sphingopyxis sp. TUF1 genome encodes these proteins:
- a CDS encoding acyl carrier protein, whose translation MSTALRDQIYSLIEPFNKKGVELTDTTTFAGDLEWDSLTVMDFVAEVEDTFDIIISMNQQAEIENVGQLIAAVEKLQG comes from the coding sequence ATGAGCACCGCGCTTCGCGACCAGATTTACAGCCTGATCGAGCCCTTTAACAAGAAGGGCGTCGAACTGACCGACACCACGACCTTTGCCGGCGACCTTGAATGGGACAGCCTGACGGTGATGGATTTCGTCGCCGAGGTCGAAGACACGTTCGACATCATCATCAGCATGAACCAGCAGGCCGAGATCGAGAATGTCGGACAGCTGATCGCCGCGGTTGAGAAACTGCAGGGCTAA
- a CDS encoding Pycsar system effector family protein — protein sequence MASQNASTPPPPPAFSFPPNAVHLVRTNQQLTMQLSQMADQKASILMGATFVVFTLAVGQARAGAGALAMPLTILATFAFLSALLAVSAVLPRVGKAPPIVYKDGKDHSNILFFGRFAQMEEDEFIAAVKARLRTEEDLYETMLRDTYQNGIVLARRKYRYLAYAYRLFVVGLTLTFVAFGVEMVGMWRG from the coding sequence ATGGCCAGCCAAAACGCATCGACACCGCCGCCGCCGCCCGCATTTTCGTTCCCGCCAAACGCCGTGCATCTCGTGCGCACCAACCAGCAATTGACGATGCAGCTGTCGCAAATGGCCGATCAAAAGGCGTCGATCCTGATGGGCGCGACCTTTGTCGTGTTCACCCTTGCGGTCGGGCAGGCGCGCGCGGGGGCGGGGGCGCTTGCGATGCCGCTGACGATCCTCGCGACCTTTGCCTTTCTGTCCGCGCTGCTTGCCGTGTCGGCGGTGCTGCCGCGCGTCGGCAAGGCGCCGCCGATCGTTTACAAGGACGGCAAGGACCACAGCAATATCCTGTTCTTCGGCCGCTTTGCCCAGATGGAGGAGGATGAGTTCATCGCCGCGGTGAAGGCGCGGCTGCGCACCGAGGAAGATCTCTATGAAACGATGCTGCGCGATACCTATCAGAATGGCATCGTGCTGGCGCGGCGCAAATATCGCTATCTTGCTTATGCCTACCGCCTGTTCGTCGTCGGGCTGACGTTGACTTTCGTGGCGTTCGGGGTGGAGATGGTGGGGATGTGGCGGGGGTGA
- a CDS encoding MATE family efflux transporter — MLHQPTPSTAHPSQGFRAEFRATLALALPLAAANLLQMLVHAIDVIFVARLGDAALAASSLGVAIFGLLLWTGSGLVGASAPLIAAELGRRKHAVREVRRTVRMALWLSALVSILFMGICAAGGPIMIATGQPPATAERAAGFLLILMWALFPMIAAAVLRIFVSALGRAAIATAITFGALFVNALGNWAFVFGHLGMPALGLHGSAISSVMTAVLMLIAYVVVIQTDRRLRRYRLFGNWWRSEWSRFGDMVRIGTPISLTILAEAGLFTGAAFLMGRIGEAQLAGHTIALQVAALAFQIPFGVAQAGTIRVGLAYGAHDHRGIAHAGQAALLLGIGFMAFTALLMWLFPRLVLSLYVDVDDARNAALMGFALQFLVVAAAFQLFDGAQAVAAGVLRGLQDTRVPMIIAVCGYWAAGYGTAIYLGFWTPLAGVGVWIGLAVGLIVVSAVLLCRWRMRARLGLLPAADPLPDRGPHPF, encoded by the coding sequence ATGCTGCACCAGCCGACCCCTTCCACTGCGCATCCGTCGCAGGGTTTTCGCGCCGAATTTCGCGCGACGCTGGCGCTTGCACTGCCGCTCGCGGCGGCGAATCTGCTTCAGATGCTGGTTCATGCAATTGATGTTATTTTCGTCGCGCGCCTCGGCGACGCGGCGCTTGCGGCCTCCTCGCTCGGCGTAGCGATCTTCGGTCTTCTTTTGTGGACCGGATCGGGGCTGGTCGGCGCGTCGGCGCCGCTGATCGCTGCCGAGCTTGGTCGGCGCAAACATGCGGTGCGCGAGGTGCGGCGCACGGTGCGCATGGCGCTGTGGCTAAGCGCGCTGGTGTCGATCCTCTTCATGGGCATTTGCGCCGCTGGCGGGCCAATCATGATCGCGACTGGGCAGCCGCCAGCCACCGCAGAGCGCGCCGCAGGGTTCCTGCTGATCCTGATGTGGGCATTGTTCCCGATGATCGCGGCGGCGGTGCTGCGGATATTCGTGTCCGCACTCGGTCGCGCGGCCATTGCAACCGCGATCACCTTTGGCGCGCTGTTCGTCAACGCGCTCGGCAATTGGGCGTTCGTCTTCGGCCATCTGGGGATGCCCGCGCTTGGCCTCCACGGCTCGGCGATTTCCAGCGTAATGACCGCGGTGCTGATGTTGATTGCCTATGTCGTCGTCATCCAGACCGACCGGCGGCTCCGGCGCTATCGCCTGTTCGGCAACTGGTGGCGCAGCGAATGGTCGCGCTTTGGCGACATGGTGCGGATCGGCACGCCGATCAGCCTGACCATTTTGGCCGAAGCGGGCCTGTTCACCGGCGCTGCCTTTCTGATGGGGCGCATTGGCGAAGCGCAGCTGGCGGGGCACACGATCGCACTTCAGGTTGCGGCGCTTGCCTTTCAGATTCCGTTCGGCGTTGCGCAGGCGGGAACGATCCGCGTCGGGCTGGCCTATGGCGCGCACGACCATCGCGGCATTGCCCACGCCGGACAGGCGGCCTTGTTGCTCGGGATTGGTTTCATGGCCTTTACCGCGCTGCTGATGTGGCTTTTTCCGCGTCTCGTGCTGTCGCTCTACGTCGATGTCGACGATGCGCGTAACGCCGCGCTGATGGGTTTTGCGCTGCAGTTCCTGGTCGTGGCGGCGGCCTTTCAACTGTTCGACGGCGCGCAGGCGGTGGCGGCGGGCGTGTTGCGCGGGCTCCAGGATACAAGGGTGCCGATGATCATCGCGGTCTGCGGATATTGGGCTGCGGGCTATGGTACCGCCATCTACCTTGGTTTCTGGACGCCGCTTGCGGGCGTTGGAGTTTGGATCGGCCTCGCGGTCGGCCTGATCGTCGTATCGGCGGTGCTGTTGTGCCGCTGGCGGATGCGCGCGCGGCTGGGATTGCTTCCCGCGGCCGATCCCTTGCCGGACCGCGGTCCGCACCCCTTCTGA
- the groES gene encoding co-chaperone GroES → MQFRPLHDRVLVRRIEAEEKTAGGIIIPDTAKEKPQEGEVVSVGSGARADDGKVTPLDVKTGDRILFGKWSGTEVKVDGEELLIMKESDILGVIA, encoded by the coding sequence ATGCAATTTCGTCCGCTGCACGACCGCGTGCTCGTCCGCCGTATCGAAGCCGAAGAGAAGACGGCCGGCGGCATCATCATCCCCGACACCGCCAAGGAAAAGCCGCAGGAAGGTGAAGTTGTCTCGGTCGGTTCGGGCGCCCGCGCCGACGACGGCAAGGTCACCCCGCTCGACGTCAAGACCGGCGACCGCATCCTGTTCGGCAAATGGTCGGGCACCGAAGTCAAGGTCGACGGTGAAGAGCTGTTGATCATGAAGGAATCGGACATCCTCGGCGTCATCGCCTGA